Below is a window of Halobaculum lipolyticum DNA.
CGCGATGGGGAACAGGCCGTCGAGGATGCGCTGGCCCGACACGAGCGGCTCGCGGGGCGTCCGCTTCTCGACGGTCGGCCGCTTCTCGCGAACCGGCCACTCCTGGCGCATCGTCACTTCTTCGCCGTTCTCGAGCGTGACGACGGGCGTCTCGACGTCGAAGCTACCCTCCTCGACGCTCTCGACGACGCCGCCCTCGTAGTCCGGCGGCACCATGACCTTGTGCTCGATGGTGACCGTCTCCGGGACCACGCCGACGATGTCGCCGGCTTCGACGGTGTCGCCGGCCTCGACCTCGGGAGTGAACTCCCACTCCTCCTCCAGGTCGATGCCGGGCGCGTCGACCCCGCGGTCGAGGAACGCGCTGTTCATCTTCTCTTCGAGCACGTCGAGCGGGCGCTGGACGCCGTCGTAGATGGCGTCCAGCATTCCCGGCCCCAGGTCGACGGTGAGGGGTTCGCCCGTGTTCTCGACGGGTTCGCCGGGGGCGACCCCGGAAGTCTCCTCGTACACCTGAATGGTCGTGACGTCGCCTTCGATCTCGATGACCTCGCCCATCAGCCCTTCGTCGCCTACGTAGACGACGTCGTTCATGCGGGCGTCGAGGTCGACGGCTTTCACGACCGGGCCGCTCACGCTCTTGATGCGTCCGGTTCCTTCGGTCGTCTCGGTTTCGCTTGCCTGACTCATGTTCACTCGTCCTCGTCCATCAGGTCGATCCCGATGGCTCTCTTGATCTGTTCGCGCAGGCCGCTCCCGGCGCCGCCGCCGAGCGTGACCAGTACGGGTTCGACGCTCCCCTCCACGTCCCGGCGGACCGTCCGCGAGAGGTGGTCGAGGTCCTCGTCGCGCATCACCACGATGCCGACGTCGTCGTCCGACAGCGTCTCCTCGACGACGCCGTCGAGGCGGTCGTCCTTCTCCTCGTCCGGGACGTTCGCGCACTTGCGAACGCCCGCGAGCCGGAACCCGGTGGTGAACTCGGGGCTGCCGATGACGGCTATCTCCTGACTCATAGGATCACCAGTTCGTCTTCGATCTCCTCCGGCTCGAGACCGGCCTCCTTCCCGCGGGCGATGGCGCGGATGTTGTCGACCTCGCGCTCCTTCGCGAGCACGTACGACACCACCGGCGTCACCGACAGCGGGTGGATCAGTCCCAGCGAGTCCGCGTACTCCAACAGCGACGCCTCGAGTGCGTGCTCGAAGCCGATGAGGCTGTCCGCGTCCTCCAGCTCCGACAGCGCGTCCGAGAGGCGGTCGCCGTAGCGCGACTCGCGGATCCGGCCGACCAGCTCGTCGGTGTTCGAGGCGAGCTGGCTCAGCTCCGCCGCCGTGAACAGCACGCCGCCCTCGATGAAGTACTCCGAGGGGTCGAGATCCGCGCCCGAGCGGGACAGCCGCAACGCGTTGATCGCGTTCCGGAAGTCCATCTCGGCCTCCAGGAACTCGCGGTACTCCGCCAACGCCTCGCCGGTGAGGTCGTCGGTGCGCAGCAGGTCGTAGTACGCGCGGTCGACCGCGTTCTCGAGCGGCACCAGCACGCCCGTCGACTCGTAGTCGTCAAGCGCCTCGGCGAGGGAGTCGCCGAACACGGTGCCCGAGAGCATCTCGACGGCCTCGTCGATGGCGCTCGCGTCGAGCAGCCGGTCGAGCAGTTTGTCGTCGAACTCCCCGGCGCGGATGAGGTCGTCGGCGACGGCCTCGCGCTCGGTGTCGGCGTAGATGCCACGCAGCACGGTCTTGACGTTCCACGCGTCGAACTTGCGGAGGTAGCGGGCGACGTGTCCGTACAGTTCGCCCTCACACCAGTGCAGGATGTCCTCGAAGTCCTCGGCGAGGCTCGCGTTCAGCGCGTACTCGATGAGGTCGACGCCCGAGAACCGCGACCCGAGCGCGTTGATCTCCGTCTCGTACGCCGGCGACTCCTCCATGAATCGGGCGATCTCCGCCGGGCTCATTCGGACCAGCTTCCGGTAGTCGTCCTCCTCGTACAGCCCGGCGCGCCGCGATCGGACGCGGGCGTTGACGTACTCGGGGTTCGACGTGCCGGCGCTCTTACTCATCTTCGAAGAGTCGGTCGCTCAGCTCCTTGAGGTTGTCTTCCCAGACGGCCTCGAGGACCGAGTCGAACGTGTTGTTCACCCGGACGCGCGACGTCTCGCTCTCGACGACTACGCCGCCGAGACAGTCGCGCTCGCCGGCGAACGACCAGCCCTCGTAGTCGGCGAGGACCTCCGTCAGCAGCTCCTCGTCGTCGGCGCGGCCGTGGACGGCGACGGACTCGTCGTCGTCGAACTCCGGCGCGGCGGCGTCGAGCAGCGACCGGGTCAGCTCCTCGCGCTCCTCGCCCTCGAGGTCGGCGATCGCCGCCTCCGTCCGGTCGCGGACGTCCGCCAGCACGTCCCGGCGGGCCTCGAGGCGCTGCTGTTTGGCCTCCAGCTTGGCGGCCGACAGCGTCTGCTCGCGCTCCTGGTCGATCTGGCGCTCGACCTGCTGTTCTCGTTCCTCCACGATACGGTCCGCCTCCTCCTCAGCCTCGGCGACGATCTCGGCGGCGCGCTCCTCGCCGGCTTCGCGGATTTCCTCCGCACGCGCGCGGGCCTCGTCTTCGATGTCGTCGACGACTGTCTCTAAACTCATGATGAAAGGGGGAGGCGGTTTACTGGACCAGGAAGATGGCGACCAGCGCGAGGATGACGAGGGTCTCCGGCAGGACGGTGAAGATCAGCCCCTGCACGAACAGGTCCTCGTCCTCGGCGACGGCGCCGATGGCGGCCGAACCGATACCGCGCTCGGCGTAGCCCGCGCCGAAGGCGGCGAGGCCGACACCGAGGGCCGCGGCCGAGAGCGGCGGGATGGCGGGAGCTGCGGCGCTGGTCTCCTGCAGTACGACACTAGCGAGTTGGGGTGCGATTTCGAGCATGGTAGTTGGTAGGCGGATGCCTAACGTCGGACAGGTCGTGGTTGGTCCCAGAGAGTGCATAAAGCTTCCCAAAACGAGCGACGAGACGGCGGAAATCGGGCGCTACGGGCGGTGCTGCGTGTGTCACGAACCCCCACGATCGGGGGCGAGAAGCGACCCGGACGGCCGGCCGCGCGTGCGGCCGGAGACCGGTCCGCGAGCGGCTACTCGTCGGCGGTGTAGTGCCGTTCGCGACCGAACGGCGTGTACTCCGTGCCGCCGCCGTCGAAGAACTTCGAGAAGAACTCGTAGTACTCCAGACGGACGGCCTGCAGGCCGGCGGAGGTCACGCCGAGCGCGAGCACCAGCAGGTGCCCGAGCACGAGGATGACCAGCCCGCCGACGAGCGAGGCGGCGCCCCCGTGCATCAGCCCGGGGAACATGATCGACGCCGCGCCGTACTCCTCGATGGCCCACTGCGGACCGTGTTCGAGCAGGAAGTGGAACTCCCCGTCGTGGGTGTACGCTCCGAAGAACAGGAGGTTGACGACGAACGCCATCCCCGCCTTCGCGAGCAGCACCGCGGCCAACCGCGTGTAGCTCAGCACGTTCACCAGCACGTCGAAGATCTCGATGATCTCCGCGGGCGCGCCGACGAACAGCAGCACCGCGCCGACCACGAACAGGCCGAAGCCGATCCAGCCCACGAGCGGCGAGAAGCCGTTGAAGCCGAGCGCCACCACCGCGTGGGCGAACTCGCCCTGCACCTCCGGCGCCGCGCCGCTCCCGTCGAACACGGTGAACAGGAAGTTCGGCTTGTAGTTCGAGTACACGCGGCTGAAGACGAACAGCCAGAGACCGTTCATCCCGAGCAGCCACGACCCCTTCTCCGTCACGGCGGCCTTGAGGCCGTGGAACTCCAGCTCCTCGAAGAAGCCGAAGACGTAGCCGATATCGAGGTGGATCAACGCGACCACCGTGGACACGAGCAGCCACGCTTGCGCCCAACTGATCTCGGCGGGCTGTAGCCCCTTGTGGAGCGGCGCGCTGGAGAGACCGACGACTCCTTCCCAGAAGTACGTCGCGATGATGTGTAAGCCGAAGAACTCGCCGTAGAGGATACCGAACACGGCGGTGAAGATACCGGCCGTGATCGTCACCCCGCCCATCGACTTGAACGCCGGCGAGTCGAAGTTCGAGTAGAGGTAGTACCCGATGAGTCCGTAGAGGATACCGTAGCCGAGGTCGCCGATCATGAACCCGAAGAACGCCGGGAACGTGAGGAACAGGACGACCGTCGGGTCGAACTCGCGGTAGTTCGGGCGCCCGACCGCCTGCACGAGCACCTCGAACGGCGAGACGAACCCGTTGTTGTCCTGGACGACCGGCGGGTCGTCCTTGCGCATCACGACGTTGCCGCCGCCGTCGGCGACCGCGCGCTGGCGCTCGGCCGGCTCGTCCTCGTCGTCCTCGACGCCGGCGTCGGGACCGGCCTCCTCGACGGACTGCGGGACGTCCTCGCGGACCTGGAGGTCGCCGTCGGCGCCGAACTCGGCGCGTTCGACCTCCTCGACCTCGACGTGCCCGCCGACCGCGTCCTTCATCGTCGACTTGAACGACGTGACGCGGTCGGTCGGGATCCACCCCTCCGCGACGAAGGCGTTGCGCGTCGTCGCGAACGACAGGGGTGCCTCGGCCTTCTGTACCGCGATGGCGAGCGTCTCCTCGGCCTGCAACAGGAAGTCGGCCGCGTCGTCGGCGACCTCGTCCAGCTGCGCCCGCACGTCGTCGAGGTCGGACTCCAGCGACCGGCGCTCGGACTCGAGCGAGGCGACGTACTCCTCGGGGGTGACGTCGTCCTCGTCGATCTCGGGCACCGACAGCGCGGCGAACTCGGCGCTCACCAGCGCGTCCGTCAGCGCGTCCTCGGCGTCCGCCTCCGTCCGGGCGAACACGGCGAGGACGCCGTCGCCGAACACTTCGTACGACGTGATGGCCGACGCGTCGACGACCGCGCGCTCGACGGTGTCGCGGTCGCCCTCGCCGACGGCCACCTGCAGCGAGTCGTACCCCTGCAGCAGGTCGAGGTCGATGCCGAGGTCCGCGAACGGCTCGACGGCCTCGATGCGCTCCTCGACCGAGCGAAGGTCCGACTGCAGGTCGTTGCGCCGGTCCTCCAGCGCGTTGACCTCCTCGCGGAGGGCTTCGAGTTCGGTCGACAGTTCGTCGTCGTCGACGACCACGTTCGACCCCGGGGAGGCGGCGTCGTCCTCGTCGACGTCGAGGATCGACTTCAGCGAGCGGACGGTGACCAGTTTCTCGGCCGCGCCCTCGGCGCCCGCCTGCGGGGTGCCCTGTGTGAAGCCCTCCCATCCCCCGCCGTACTCGGTGACGTGCAGGAGGTTCAGCCCGTGGACCGCCTCGACGACCTGCTCCATGTACGCTTTGGAGCCGGTCACCGAGACCTTGCTCATCCGCTCAGGCCTGAGCATGTACCGCCTCCTCGAACCGTTCGACCGCGAACTCGACGACCTCCTCGACGCGATCGCTCGCCTCGTCGACGAGTTCGTTCCGTTCGCGGCGGCCCGCCGCGATGGTCTCCTCGCGTTTCTCCTCGATCTGCTCGCGCGCTTCCTCGAGGCGCTCGGCCTCGAGTCGGTCGGCCTCCGCCTCCGCCTCGGCGACGATCTCGTCGGCCTCCGACCGTGCCTCCGAGATCCGCGCCTCGCGGTCCGCCTCGGCCTCGGCGATCAGTGCCTCGGCGTCGGCTTCGGCCTCCTTCACGCGTTCGAGAACTTCGGGTCGCGGCATGGGTATTCGTCGTCGGGAGTTTGCCCACGTCGATATAAGGTGTTTGCGGAACGCGCCGCCGACCGACGGGAGGCGGCGGTTCGTCGCCGGAGCGGTCCGCGGCCGCTCCGGCAACGAAGCGCGGCGGCGAGCGCGGCGCGTCGAGGGCGAAACAGCGGGGAGGTGCGACCCGCTCCGAGCCGGCGTCGCCCGCGCCCGTCGAGCCTGCGCCGCCGGCGGCACTCAGCGCGTCCGCACTTCGTCGGCGGCGCGGCGCATCCCCCGGCGGATCGCTCGGCGGGAGGCGACCGTTTCGGCGACTCCCCAACCGAACAGGACGAGCAGCCCCGCGACCGCGCCGGCGAACGCCCACGACCCCATCCAGACCGGGCGGATCCACGGCGTCACGCCGGCCCACGTGTCCGCGAACGCGGTTGCCGGTCCCGCGATCGGGGTGCCGGCGAAGGTGTTCTGGACGCCCGCGGCGAAGGTGAGACTGTCGCCGGTCCCTTCGATGAGCCCCGCCGAGCCGTGGACCCGGTAGCTGCCGGTCACGCCCTGATCGGCCATCGTCGGGCCGTTCGATCCGTCGCCGTGGGCGACGCGCTCTGCCTCGTAGGGACCCCACGTGGCGTAGTACTCCCAGACGATCTCGCCGCGCGGAGTCACCTCGATCACGCGGTGGTTCAGCGAGTCGGTGATCAGGGTGTTGCCGTTCGGCAGCCGGTCGGCGTCGCGCGGCCAGTTGAGCTTGCTCGTCTCCGCGCCCTCGCCGCCGAGGCTGACGCCCACCTGCCAGGTCTTCGTCCACTCGCCGTCGTCGCGCTCGTACTCGACGACGCGGTCGTTCTCGGAGTCGGCGACGAGCACCGTGGGGTCGCCGTCCTCGCTGACGAGCCAGTCGGGGTTGTGCTGTTCGTCGAGGATCTCGTGGTTCCCGTCGCTCCCGAGGCGGTAGTCGATCTCCTTCGTGGAGCGGTTGATCACGATCGCCTGGTCGAAGTTGCGCGGGGAGACGAGGTACTGCCCCTCGGCGATCCGGTCGACGTCGTTGACGTGGGTCCAGTCCTCGTCGAACCCGCCGTCGGTCGAGTTGGGGTAGTGCTTCCGGAACATCCACTCCCAGACGATCTCGTCGGTCGTCCGGTTGTACACGACGACGCGGTCGTCGGAGATCTGCTCTTCCTCGTTCCAGTTGCGCATGTTCGCGATCACGAGGTTCCCGTTGGGGAGCATGTCCACGTCGTGGGTGTCGTGCATGTCGAGGCGCTCCGTCCAGACCGGTTCGCGCGTCTCGGGGTCCAACTCCGCGACGGTCGTGCCGTCGGCGTTCGTGCCGACGACGAGGAGGTTCCCGTTCGGGAGCGGGTCGACGTCGTAGAACCACCGGGCGTTCTGGTTGTCGCCGTCGTACACCCACTCGGTCGAGCCGTTGGGCGCGACGCTGACGAGCCGGGCGGGCTTCTTCTGGGAGCCTTGCCCCTGGAAGTGGAACCCCTGGATCGCGACCACGGTCGAGCCGTTCGCCTCCGAGGCGATCGTGCCGGCCTCCAGCCCGACGGTCCCCGGGGTGCCCGTGTCGCCCGGCGCGATCGCCTGCGTGGCGGCGGGGGCGAACAGCCCGAGCACGACGACGGCGACGAGCAGGCGCGCCGCCGTCCGTCGCCGGACCGGGAGGGAAGATGACATACTCCGATTCGTGGGGTGCGAGGTGGAAACTCTTGTGCTCCGCTACCGCGGTGCTGGAAGCCCGGAGCGTGGAGGGGGACGAAGGACGCAGGAGCGGAGGAAGCGCGGGAGCGGAGGAGACGCAGGAACGGTGAGGCGGGGGTCGATCGGGTCGGGTCCGGCCGTGTCGGCGGCGGCCCTCAGAGTGCGCCGCCGAGGACGCCGCCGGTGCGGACGAAGAAGTACAGCACGAACGCGCCCGCCAGCGCCCAGTGGCCCAGGCGAACGTCGTCTCTCTCGCCCGCGGCCGCCTTGACGATCGGGTAGGAGACGATGCCGGCGGCGATGCCGTACGCGATGGAGTAGGTGAACGGCATCACGAGGATCGTGAGCCCGGCCGGCACCGCGTTGGTGTAGTCGGCCCAGTCGATGTCCACGAGGTTGCGCAGCATCAGCACCGCGATGGCGACCAGCGCGATGTGGCTCGCCCAGATCGGGACGGCGGCCGCGAGCGGGACGACCGCCAGCGACAGCACGAACAGCACCGCGACGACGAGCGCGGTCATGCCGGAGCGGCCGCCCTCCTCGACGCCGGCGGCGGACTCGATGTACGTCGTCACCGTCGAGGTGCCGAGGATGCCGCCCGCGGTGGTGCCGATCGCGTCGGCCATCAGCGGCTTGTCGATGTCGGGGAGGTCGCCGTTCTCGTCGAGGAACCCGGCGACCTGCGAGACGCCGACGAGCGTGCCGGCGGTGTCGAAGAAGTCCACGAAGAAGAACGTGAACACGATGAGCGCGAACGCGAGCGCGTCGACGTTCGCGAAGCCGCCGATGAACGCGCCCACGAGCGGCGTGATGTCGTAGCCGGCCGCCGAGTACGTCAGGTTCCCGAGCGCGGGCGCCAGCGACGCGTCGGCGAGCGTGTAGCCCGCGTCGTCGGGGAGCGAGTACGCGACGAAGCCGGCCGCGGAGGCGACCCACCCGAGCAGGCTCGTGCCGAGGATGCCGATGACGATGCTGCCCGGCACGCCGCGGGCGTACAGTGCGAACGTGAGGAACAGGCCGACGACCGAGAGGATCGCGACCGGGTCCTGTGCGAACACCGGCGAGAACTGGATGTACGTCGCGGGGTCGGAGGCGACGACGCGCATCGCCTCCAGCCCGATGATGGCGAGGAACAGCCCGATCCCGCCCCCGACGGCGAACTTCACCGGCTCGGGGAACAGCTTGATGACGTACTCGCGCGCCCCGGCGGCGGTGAGGGCGATGAACACGATCCCCTCGACGACCACCGCCGCGAGCGCGGTGTTCCACGGGATGCCGAGCCCGAGGACGACCGTGAACGCGAAGAAGGCGTTCAGTCCGAGGCCCGGCGCCTGTCCGAACGGCCGCTTCGCGTACAACGCCATCACGAACGTCGCGACCGCCGCCGACAGCAACGTCACGACCGCGAGCATCTGGGTGATCTCGGGGACCGAGCGCGCGATGTCCGGTCCCGGGCCGTTCGCGATCGCCGGCGCGAGGATGCTCGGGTTCACGATGACGATGTAGCTCATCGTCAGGAACGTCGTGATCCCGGCGACGACCTCCGTCCGGAGGTCGGTCCCCAGTTCATCGAAGTCGAAGTACTCCGCGAACCGCTGTTGTAGCCCCATAGCGGCACACTTGTGCATACTTTACTTAATTATTCGGCTTTCTGCCGACCAGATATGCACGAGTTTGGGTATCCGTCGCCGGTGACGCGTCAGATACCTGTCCGGTCGACCACGTCTCGTCGCGGGCGACCTGAAACGAACCGCTTCCCCGATGCGAGGTCGGTCCCCTGCGCGTCCCCCGGGCGATGACCCGTCGACCGACGGTCGCCCGTCGCAGCTGGCCGTTGTCTCGCTCGCGACGCCCCCCGAGGACGTCCTACTCGAACCGGGTCAGCGCGCCGACCGGCGCGTCGGTGATCTCGGACGCCCGGTCGATACCCTCGTCGCCGACGGCGATGAGCGCGAACACGCCCGCGACGTTCGCGTCGGCCTGCAGCGCGATGTCGAGCAGGAGTTCCTGCGTCTCGCCCGAGCGGATCAGGTCGTCCACGACGAGCACGGACTCGCCGGCGTCGATGGCGCCCGCGGGGAGGTAGTACGTCAACTCGATGCCGCTGGCGAGGCGCTGGCGCGACTCGATGAACTCCTCGACGGCCGTCTCCTTCGACTTCTTCGCGTAGGCGACGCGGGCGTCGAAGTGGCTCGCCATCGCCGCCCCGAGCGTGATCCCGTCGGTCGCGGCGGTCAACACCACGTCCGGTGTGTCGAAGTCGAACGCCTCGGCGGCGACCGGCGCCACGAGGTCGAGGAACGGCTGGTCGAACACGACGCCGGAGTTGTCGACGTACCCCTCCTCGTCGAAGCCGATGCGCGCCTCCAACTCCGCCGCCAGCGTCTCGCGACCGATGCCGCCGACGACCTCCTGGGCGCGCTCGGCGCCCGGGAGGACGTGGCCGTTGACGTAGCGGTTCAGGTCGCCCGCGGGCAACCCGGTCACCTCGGCGAGTTCGTCGTACGTGCGGGTCTCCTTCAGCGTCCGCAACACCGCGACCGCCTGCAACTGCAGCGCGGCCTTCTCGGCTCGGTTCATGGATCTATGCTCGTTCGTGCAAGTATGAACACTTCGAATCGAGCGGCGTGTCGAACAAGCAGTCATGCGTATGCGTGTACCACGCCGGAACGCCACGGCAGGCTCGCTGCGACGCGGAGAAACCGACCGCCAGCGCCGGGACCCGTGCGGGAGCTACCGGTCTTCGAGCAGTCGCGACGCGGTGAGCAGCGACTCCAACTCGACGCCGTGCTCGGCGAGCAGGTCCGCGGCGCCCTCCTCGCGGTCGACGACGACGAGCACGCGGTTCACCGTGGCGCCCGCCTCCCGCAGCGCCTCGACTGCGTCCAGCGCGGACTGCCCGGTCGTGGCGATGTCCTCCAGCACGACGACCTCCTCGCCCTCGGCCAACTCGCCCTCGATGCGGTTGCCGGTGCCGTACTCCTTGGCGGCCTTCCGCACGATGACGTACGGGGAGCCGGTCTCGACGCTCGTCGCCGCCACCAGCGGCACGGCGCCCAGCGCGACGCCCGCGAGTTTCGCGTCGCCGACGCGCTCGGCGTAGGCGTCGGCGATCAGCCGGAGACAGGTCGGGTCCGTCTCGAAGCGGTACTTGTCGACGTAGTAGTCGGAGGTGCCGCCGTGGGACAGTTCGAACTCCCCGAACAGCACCGCGTCGGCGTCGCGCAGCGCCGCGATCAGTTCGGCGTCGGCGTCGCCGCCGCCGGTGGTGTCGCTCATACGCGACAGAGCCATCCCCCGGCGCGAAAGGTTGTCGGTCCGCGACCGGCCGACCGCTCAGTTCGCCGCCTCACACCGCTCGACGACGCTCGCGGGCACCGGGGCGTCCACCTCGTAGGCGCCGACCGTGTGGTCGGCCGCGCGCCCCTCGAACACGACGCGGTACGTCGACCCCTGTGTGGGACACGCGAGCGCGCTCCGGCCGTCGATGCGCGCCTCGCCCGTGTCGGTCTGCAGGTCGGTCCACGGCAC
It encodes the following:
- the pyrE gene encoding orotate phosphoribosyltransferase, with translation MSDTTGGGDADAELIAALRDADAVLFGEFELSHGGTSDYYVDKYRFETDPTCLRLIADAYAERVGDAKLAGVALGAVPLVAATSVETGSPYVIVRKAAKEYGTGNRIEGELAEGEEVVVLEDIATTGQSALDAVEALREAGATVNRVLVVVDREEGAADLLAEHGVELESLLTASRLLEDR
- a CDS encoding V-type ATP synthase subunit I, whose amino-acid sequence is MLRPERMSKVSVTGSKAYMEQVVEAVHGLNLLHVTEYGGGWEGFTQGTPQAGAEGAAEKLVTVRSLKSILDVDEDDAASPGSNVVVDDDELSTELEALREEVNALEDRRNDLQSDLRSVEERIEAVEPFADLGIDLDLLQGYDSLQVAVGEGDRDTVERAVVDASAITSYEVFGDGVLAVFARTEADAEDALTDALVSAEFAALSVPEIDEDDVTPEEYVASLESERRSLESDLDDVRAQLDEVADDAADFLLQAEETLAIAVQKAEAPLSFATTRNAFVAEGWIPTDRVTSFKSTMKDAVGGHVEVEEVERAEFGADGDLQVREDVPQSVEEAGPDAGVEDDEDEPAERQRAVADGGGNVVMRKDDPPVVQDNNGFVSPFEVLVQAVGRPNYREFDPTVVLFLTFPAFFGFMIGDLGYGILYGLIGYYLYSNFDSPAFKSMGGVTITAGIFTAVFGILYGEFFGLHIIATYFWEGVVGLSSAPLHKGLQPAEISWAQAWLLVSTVVALIHLDIGYVFGFFEELEFHGLKAAVTEKGSWLLGMNGLWLFVFSRVYSNYKPNFLFTVFDGSGAAPEVQGEFAHAVVALGFNGFSPLVGWIGFGLFVVGAVLLFVGAPAEIIEIFDVLVNVLSYTRLAAVLLAKAGMAFVVNLLFFGAYTHDGEFHFLLEHGPQWAIEEYGAASIMFPGLMHGGAASLVGGLVILVLGHLLVLALGVTSAGLQAVRLEYYEFFSKFFDGGGTEYTPFGRERHYTADE
- a CDS encoding V-type ATP synthase subunit E — its product is MSLETVVDDIEDEARARAEEIREAGEERAAEIVAEAEEEADRIVEEREQQVERQIDQEREQTLSAAKLEAKQQRLEARRDVLADVRDRTEAAIADLEGEEREELTRSLLDAAAPEFDDDESVAVHGRADDEELLTEVLADYEGWSFAGERDCLGGVVVESETSRVRVNNTFDSVLEAVWEDNLKELSDRLFEDE
- the ahaH gene encoding ATP synthase archaeal subunit H, with translation MPRPEVLERVKEAEADAEALIAEAEADREARISEARSEADEIVAEAEAEADRLEAERLEEAREQIEEKREETIAAGRRERNELVDEASDRVEEVVEFAVERFEEAVHAQA
- a CDS encoding phosphoribosyltransferase family protein, with product MNRAEKAALQLQAVAVLRTLKETRTYDELAEVTGLPAGDLNRYVNGHVLPGAERAQEVVGGIGRETLAAELEARIGFDEEGYVDNSGVVFDQPFLDLVAPVAAEAFDFDTPDVVLTAATDGITLGAAMASHFDARVAYAKKSKETAVEEFIESRQRLASGIELTYYLPAGAIDAGESVLVVDDLIRSGETQELLLDIALQADANVAGVFALIAVGDEGIDRASEITDAPVGALTRFE
- a CDS encoding V-type ATP synthase subunit C → MSKSAGTSNPEYVNARVRSRRAGLYEEDDYRKLVRMSPAEIARFMEESPAYETEINALGSRFSGVDLIEYALNASLAEDFEDILHWCEGELYGHVARYLRKFDAWNVKTVLRGIYADTEREAVADDLIRAGEFDDKLLDRLLDASAIDEAVEMLSGTVFGDSLAEALDDYESTGVLVPLENAVDRAYYDLLRTDDLTGEALAEYREFLEAEMDFRNAINALRLSRSGADLDPSEYFIEGGVLFTAAELSQLASNTDELVGRIRESRYGDRLSDALSELEDADSLIGFEHALEASLLEYADSLGLIHPLSVTPVVSYVLAKEREVDNIRAIARGKEAGLEPEEIEDELVIL
- a CDS encoding aryl-sulfate sulfotransferase, with product MSSSLPVRRRTAARLLVAVVVLGLFAPAATQAIAPGDTGTPGTVGLEAGTIASEANGSTVVAIQGFHFQGQGSQKKPARLVSVAPNGSTEWVYDGDNQNARWFYDVDPLPNGNLLVVGTNADGTTVAELDPETREPVWTERLDMHDTHDVDMLPNGNLVIANMRNWNEEEQISDDRVVVYNRTTDEIVWEWMFRKHYPNSTDGGFDEDWTHVNDVDRIAEGQYLVSPRNFDQAIVINRSTKEIDYRLGSDGNHEILDEQHNPDWLVSEDGDPTVLVADSENDRVVEYERDDGEWTKTWQVGVSLGGEGAETSKLNWPRDADRLPNGNTLITDSLNHRVIEVTPRGEIVWEYYATWGPYEAERVAHGDGSNGPTMADQGVTGSYRVHGSAGLIEGTGDSLTFAAGVQNTFAGTPIAGPATAFADTWAGVTPWIRPVWMGSWAFAGAVAGLLVLFGWGVAETVASRRAIRRGMRRAADEVRTR
- a CDS encoding NCS2 family permease, with product MGLQQRFAEYFDFDELGTDLRTEVVAGITTFLTMSYIVIVNPSILAPAIANGPGPDIARSVPEITQMLAVVTLLSAAVATFVMALYAKRPFGQAPGLGLNAFFAFTVVLGLGIPWNTALAAVVVEGIVFIALTAAGAREYVIKLFPEPVKFAVGGGIGLFLAIIGLEAMRVVASDPATYIQFSPVFAQDPVAILSVVGLFLTFALYARGVPGSIVIGILGTSLLGWVASAAGFVAYSLPDDAGYTLADASLAPALGNLTYSAAGYDITPLVGAFIGGFANVDALAFALIVFTFFFVDFFDTAGTLVGVSQVAGFLDENGDLPDIDKPLMADAIGTTAGGILGTSTVTTYIESAAGVEEGGRSGMTALVVAVLFVLSLAVVPLAAAVPIWASHIALVAIAVLMLRNLVDIDWADYTNAVPAGLTILVMPFTYSIAYGIAAGIVSYPIVKAAAGERDDVRLGHWALAGAFVLYFFVRTGGVLGGAL
- a CDS encoding F0F1 ATP synthase subunit C; its protein translation is MLEIAPQLASVVLQETSAAAPAIPPLSAAALGVGLAAFGAGYAERGIGSAAIGAVAEDEDLFVQGLIFTVLPETLVILALVAIFLVQ
- a CDS encoding V-type ATP synthase subunit F produces the protein MSQEIAVIGSPEFTTGFRLAGVRKCANVPDEEKDDRLDGVVEETLSDDDVGIVVMRDEDLDHLSRTVRRDVEGSVEPVLVTLGGGAGSGLREQIKRAIGIDLMDEDE